From one Caldichromatium japonicum genomic stretch:
- a CDS encoding DUF2499 domain-containing protein, whose protein sequence is MLLSWPTWIIHLLTVSEWALALLFFWRYGRLIQRSELQRFAFAMTPHLAAGLAILGFHLSGDTWHVLLEGARALNLLGSLLLLAATSTMLPTLRPLRPWLWSIVPLGVVWALVVHWPPVGEEGLKILRLANLAYLLFLISLLAVYRADQRLFSPLSIAGFCFLLVFVAVTIAATHLATARWGLPSLSHADPLHGFSESFLSVANLLVAWGAYRRLKEAQIRA, encoded by the coding sequence ATGTTGTTATCCTGGCCGACCTGGATCATCCATCTCCTCACCGTCAGCGAATGGGCGCTAGCGCTACTGTTCTTTTGGCGCTACGGACGTCTGATCCAGCGTTCTGAGCTTCAGCGCTTTGCCTTCGCTATGACCCCGCATCTTGCCGCTGGCCTTGCAATCTTGGGCTTTCATCTCAGCGGTGATACCTGGCATGTCCTGCTTGAGGGCGCCAGAGCCTTGAACCTCTTGGGAAGCCTGTTGCTGCTAGCTGCGACCTCGACGATGCTGCCAACGCTTAGGCCCCTGCGCCCTTGGCTGTGGTCCATCGTGCCCCTCGGCGTGGTGTGGGCCTTGGTCGTCCATTGGCCACCGGTCGGGGAAGAGGGCCTCAAGATCCTGCGCCTCGCTAATCTGGCTTATCTCTTGTTTTTGATCAGCCTCCTTGCGGTCTATCGTGCCGATCAGCGGCTGTTCTCACCGCTTTCGATCGCTGGATTCTGCTTTCTGCTCGTCTTTGTCGCAGTGACGATCGCAGCGACCCATCTTGCGACCGCACGCTGGGGCCTGCCAAGCCTGTCGCATGCCGATCCCCTCCATGGCTTCAGCGAGTCCTTTCTGTCCGTCGCCAATCTCTTGGTGGCCTGGGGTGCCTATCGGCGGCTCAAGGAGGCCCAGATCAGGGCCTAA